In one Thermococcus sp. 2319x1 genomic region, the following are encoded:
- the rtcA gene encoding RNA 3'-terminal phosphate cyclase, with protein MRVIDGSYGEGGGQILRTALALSVITGEAVKVINIRAKRPKPGLRPQHLYGVLALKELSNGEVKGAKEGSTELEFYPKGIKTKHIKVPIETAGSITLVLQALLPAMVFADSEVTFEVTGGTDVPWSPPVDYLKYVTLYALKKMGIKAEIEIRRRGHYPKGGGLVVGKVHPWEEKKPLVATEFKRLHSFEGISHAVRLPSHVAIRQSKAAREVLERVYPSVPVEIREEYYEPVKDPHLGPGSGIVVWANTEVLRLGGDALGERGKPAEVVGREAATELLEQLKTGCGVDKFLGDQLIPFLAFAGGEIWVSEITRHLITNVWVVEQFFGKVFEVKGEVGKPGKVKVVRKVGV; from the coding sequence ATGAGGGTTATTGATGGAAGCTATGGAGAGGGCGGTGGACAGATATTAAGGACTGCGCTGGCTCTTTCAGTCATCACGGGGGAAGCTGTTAAGGTAATAAACATCCGTGCTAAGAGACCAAAACCCGGACTAAGGCCACAGCACCTATACGGCGTTTTAGCCCTCAAGGAGCTTTCAAATGGAGAAGTTAAGGGTGCTAAAGAAGGTTCAACCGAGCTGGAATTTTATCCCAAAGGTATCAAGACAAAACACATTAAGGTTCCCATAGAAACTGCCGGCAGCATAACCCTTGTTCTCCAAGCCCTTCTGCCAGCGATGGTCTTTGCAGATAGCGAGGTCACTTTTGAGGTAACCGGGGGAACTGACGTCCCCTGGAGCCCGCCGGTTGATTATCTCAAATACGTAACCCTCTACGCTCTCAAAAAGATGGGGATTAAAGCGGAAATTGAGATAAGGAGAAGGGGACACTATCCAAAGGGCGGAGGCTTGGTCGTTGGTAAAGTTCATCCCTGGGAAGAAAAGAAGCCGCTGGTTGCTACAGAGTTTAAAAGACTTCACAGCTTTGAAGGAATAAGCCACGCTGTAAGGTTGCCTTCCCACGTTGCCATAAGACAGTCAAAGGCTGCAAGAGAAGTCCTTGAGAGGGTTTATCCTTCCGTGCCGGTTGAAATAAGGGAGGAGTACTATGAACCCGTTAAAGACCCCCACCTGGGGCCGGGAAGTGGAATCGTCGTATGGGCAAATACAGAGGTTCTTCGCCTGGGAGGAGACGCCCTTGGAGAGAGAGGCAAGCCAGCAGAGGTCGTGGGAAGAGAAGCCGCAACTGAACTTTTAGAGCAATTAAAGACAGGATGTGGAGTGGACAAGTTCCTCGGAGATCAGCTCATACCGTTTTTAGCCTTTGCGGGAGGGGAAATATGGGTGAGTGAAATCACAAGGCACCTAATAACCAACGTCTGGGTCGTGGAGCAGTTTTTCGGAAAGGTCTTTGAGGTTAAAGGTGAAGTAGGAAAGCCCGGGAAAGTGAAAGTTGTGAGAAAGGTTGGGGTCTAA
- a CDS encoding UPF0175 family protein → MFLLGKAAKLAGVTKREFLEELANRKVPGITRKGNLRRTWPLPVVSDSTPLIHLAKIGRL, encoded by the coding sequence ATTTTCCTCCTTGGAAAAGCTGCCAAGCTTGCGGGAGTAACCAAGAGAGAGTTCCTTGAGGAACTGGCCAATAGGAAAGTCCCGGGCATTACACGGAAAGGGAACTTGAGGAGGACGTGGCCTTTGCCCGTGGTGAGTGATTCAACTCCTCTGATCCACCTTGCCAAAATTGGCAGACTTTAA
- a CDS encoding DUF3368 domain-containing protein yields MIDDYDGQEVARALGLRVVGTLGILLRAKFRGEIESLKDELEKLKT; encoded by the coding sequence TTGATCGACGACTACGATGGCCAGGAAGTGGCGAGGGCTCTGGGGCTTAGAGTTGTGGGAACTCTCGGCATTCTCCTCAGAGCGAAGTTTCGTGGGGAAATAGAGAGCCTTAAGGACGAGCTCGAAAAGCTGAAGACGTGA
- a CDS encoding TatD family hydrolase, translated as MIIFDNHFHVDPFKGLFLEAVEEFHKAGGTHLNVVYKSAHDYGFNGIRAEDFMKAMDFHISLVERINKETPVKAFAVVGVHPAEFAYLAEKKGVEYAKNEVMEALEYAQKLCLEGKAIAIGEIGRPHYGVSKEIWEASIELMKYGMELAREADCAVQLHTEGFDEGKFRELGAIVKEVGIKPYRVVKHYSPPLVRVAEEVGVFPSILASKKALMEALMQGSRFLMETDYIDDKRRPGAVLGPKTVPKRTKAFLQQGLMSEETAYKIHVENPKKVYGVEIEE; from the coding sequence ATGATAATATTTGACAATCACTTTCATGTTGACCCCTTTAAAGGGCTGTTCTTAGAGGCGGTTGAAGAATTCCATAAAGCTGGAGGGACGCATCTCAACGTGGTTTACAAGAGTGCCCACGATTACGGATTTAATGGAATTAGAGCCGAGGACTTCATGAAGGCCATGGACTTTCACATAAGCCTTGTGGAGAGGATAAATAAAGAGACCCCAGTTAAGGCCTTTGCCGTTGTTGGGGTACATCCCGCGGAATTCGCGTACTTGGCTGAGAAGAAGGGCGTTGAATACGCCAAGAATGAGGTTATGGAGGCTTTGGAATATGCCCAAAAGCTCTGCCTTGAAGGAAAGGCCATAGCCATAGGCGAGATAGGAAGGCCGCACTACGGGGTCAGCAAGGAAATATGGGAAGCGAGCATAGAGCTCATGAAATATGGGATGGAACTGGCCAGAGAGGCGGACTGTGCTGTTCAGCTTCACACGGAGGGCTTTGATGAGGGAAAGTTCAGAGAGCTCGGGGCGATCGTCAAAGAAGTGGGTATAAAGCCCTACAGAGTTGTCAAGCATTACTCTCCCCCCTTAGTTAGGGTGGCGGAAGAGGTTGGCGTTTTTCCTTCAATTCTGGCAAGCAAAAAAGCCCTTATGGAAGCCCTAATGCAGGGAAGCAGGTTCTTGATGGAGACCGATTACATAGACGATAAAAGAAGACCCGGGGCTGTTTTAGGCCCCAAAACCGTGCCCAAAAGGACGAAAGCATTTCTCCAGCAGGGCTTGATGAGTGAGGAAACAGCCTACAAAATCCACGTTGAGAATCCAAAAAAGGTTTATGGAGTGGAGATAGAGGAATAA
- the pbp11 gene encoding tRNA-binding protein Pbp11, whose amino-acid sequence MGLFDIFKKKEVGVFSKRPAAKFKVEKVFEISGREVLAGEVVEGIIYPGYKVKGKGAALIREIQKEKQKVDFALEYDKVALVLEGKPSTKAGEILEVYQS is encoded by the coding sequence ATGGGGCTCTTTGACATTTTCAAAAAGAAAGAGGTGGGGGTATTTTCAAAAAGACCCGCGGCCAAGTTTAAAGTAGAGAAGGTCTTTGAAATCTCTGGCAGGGAAGTTCTGGCTGGAGAGGTTGTTGAGGGAATTATTTACCCGGGCTACAAAGTGAAGGGAAAGGGAGCAGCACTCATAAGGGAGATACAGAAGGAGAAGCAAAAGGTTGATTTTGCGCTTGAGTATGATAAAGTGGCCCTTGTTTTGGAAGGGAAACCCAGCACCAAAGCCGGGGAGATACTTGAGGTTTATCAATCCTAA